A region of the Nothobranchius furzeri strain GRZ-AD chromosome 13, NfurGRZ-RIMD1, whole genome shotgun sequence genome:
GAAGAGgctctccaaaaagggtgaggaAGAAAAagcatgattgcgtctgatgtggttttgataagaaccaacttttaTAGTttaatgccgaccaaattcttttcacacccagaatacagtttcttctagatacaaggttctgataaacatcacacACCATTCCATGATCATacttcacattccatccactaaagcctggtttatgcttctccgtcagctccgcaagggacagacacgcacggattgatggaagcgttttgctcttttacttctccgtctccgggagagcgttgcaaagcaattgccaggcaggacaacagagggcgtagagctgttctgtggtttcctgtcatgtatcggtccaagattgtgtgtttatattgtgttttttgtgtacataagagacttttaacacggacatatttgtctctcattctcccaccgcttcatgcgctcgccacctctaaagccacgtttcctgtcatttccgtccacaaataaaacgcttgctgcgcatcttttcactcctccagtcacgggagaattaaacggtcatatttttagagttttttcgcgaggtattcttcaagcttctccgtgtctgccgctatcctcggctctctgcaatggcggcgctgtaaacaacagtggcgtcctgaccaatcacaagcttgcgtaatccgtctcgttcgacggatatttaaaaaagtgggctcgactccgtacgtacttgcgtgcctgccggagccctacgcaaggacggataatggcgttgcgtgtctcagcactgacgcagacggagaagcataaatcaggtttTATATATTCATCTGTCAAATTCATCTTATTTGTAACTGGTCTTGTTTTTAATTagattagaaaataaatgtcttaccttttataaacttgactctgtctaattaatacaaagtgtgttatgatcactgaaaaagcaaagaatcctaattcttctgattaaacatgcaAAGACCAGTCAGGTTGATACCCTATatctatatagaatatcacatcttaatgGTCATAAGTACAGGtattatattaagcttaaaagcaacaatatttacccctcATTACATTGTCACACACTGGGGGAgcttagctacattgtagccacagttgcAGCAGTACCtccaaccatggacgtaattttcactttagaagtgggggggacacgggaggggggggggtatctttacattatgctctaatgggaaacaggcttcaacacaaacagttgttttccgcttggtcctagagctcaaccagtgtcaatttaatatagcgtaatgttgcttttggatggtaaaaaatgcaggggtcaaaacttgactttggaaaaagtggggggaacatgtcccccctgtcccccccccaaaattacatccatgcctccaaccaccaccagtggGGCAGGGGTCAAAATAGACCTAGGCTTCTGTGGAAGCCCCGTGAGAATGCTGGAGTGGGGTGGTCGTCCTTCCGATGGCCTCCGTTAAGGCTCTGTGGGGGGAGAGGGAGGGAAGGCTTCTGGGGTAGCCCAACATCCTTTCAGGGGAGCTGGGCTCCCCTAGCTCCCCCATACTTCAAACCATCGAGTGGGGCACGAAACCTGTAACGCTCTGGTTTTGTGGCAGACACTTAACTTCTTTGCCACCATTGCCCCAAATGCTAAGGTCATGTTGAAGGGCAATCCAGTCCATCTATACTCAAATTAATAATAGTTTCCTAacagtaaaatgtgttcatgGGGCTTTTTTCACACAACCCGGCCCAATTGACATCTCTATGGCTGCTAAATAAGTATTTAGTGTACATGAGGACAAAAAAGAATTTCAATATTCATTTTTGCACAAGGAACTAAGTTTGAGACTGAAGGAAAAACGCAAGCACAGTAGGACATTTAAATCCAATTTCACTTTAGTTCACTGTTGAATCCCAGATACAATGACCGGAGGAAGAAAAAGAAACGGATAGACAACTTGTCAATTcagataaaaaacaacaacaaaatggcTGCATGAATAAGAGTTTTTTTTActactttaaaataaatatctatTTACTTTTAAACAGATGAAACAATCATAATATTAATGTTGAGCAGTGTTCTTGTTGCCTCGGTCCATTATAGCTTTCTTTGTATTTCTTTCTGGCATCAGGAGTATTATGAAACACTTGGGTGCAAACAGAGCCACCAAAAGGCTGAAACTGGAAGCCAGGATGGCAAACACCTCcactgcatctgcatgttttccagGTGAGCTGATATAAGCAGGAACAAAAGCCACCCACACGGCACAGAAGATCAGCATGCTGAAAGTGATGAGTTTGGCCTCATTGAAGTGATCGGGAAGATTTCTTACCAGGAATGCAATCAGAAAACTAATGATAGCCAGTAAGCCAATGTAGCCCAGTAACACAGAAAAGCCAACAGCCGAGCCCATTGCACACTCATAAACTATCTTGTCATTGTGGTATTGTGTGTTTTTATGTGGCATGGGTGAGGATAAGACAAGCCAAACTATGCAGATTGCTGCTTGAACTGAGGTAAGAACTAAAACTGTTCCTCTCTGCTGTGAAACACCAAACCACTTAAGGCTGGCGCCACCTCCTGGCTTGGAGGCCTTGAACACAGCCAGAACCACCATGGTTTTAACCAGGATGCACGAAACACAAAGAACAAAGCTGATCCCAAAGGCTGCATGTCTCAGCTGGCATGTCCACAGTCTGGGTCGTCCAATGAACAGCAGCGAACACAGGAAACATAACTTCAGTGAcagcagcagctgaaaactcagttCTGAGTTGTTGGCTTTCACTATGGGAGTACGGCGGTGATAGACGAATATCCCCAGAACAACAGCACAGATAAAAGTTCCCAGTAATGAGGCAGCAGTCAAACAGATTCCCAGAGGCTCCTCATAGGACAGAAAAACGGTTTGTTTAAGAACACATTGGTCACGTTGGGGGCTGGACCAGAAGCCTTCTGGACAACTGAAGCATTCCAAGGAGTCTGCAAGAACCAGGAAGACAGTAAGATAACTTGCACATTCACCATATTGCAATGTTTTGAGAAAGGCAGAAAATAGGGCACCCACTACTTGCGTTGCTGATCTTTCCCTCAGAACAAGGAATGCAGTCAAAACAACACTCTGGTTCCCCCTTTTTTCTCACCATGCGGGTACCTGGAGGACAGTTCTCACTGCACATTGAACGGGTTGGCTTTCGTAGATAAAACCAGGAAAAAGTTTACATCCTAACAATATATGCAGGGTGGATTAGCGGTTTAGATGAAAAGAACGTACCTGTTTCAAATCAAAGTTCCAGAAGATTTTTTCTTCATCAAGCCTGAGTTCTTCAACATTGAAGGCCAATGTTCTAACATCTCCCACATTTAGAACCTCAGTTCTTCCATCAGGATGCCACAGCCAGTTCATAACATCATAAATGGGTAAAGCATCACCATTCTCATCAAATGACACCTGATCTCCAAATGATGTGGTGAATTTGACATTTTCCAGATAATAAACAAGCTAAATTTAACATACATAAACACCTTTTAAAGATCTGAGCATTATGCTATTCTATTTATGCAAGTTACACACCAATTTCTTGGTATCTTACAATTCAACTCATTGATTTTTGAAGGCTAAACCATGCATGGGAATACAAACTGTGTATAAAAGCTTTTAGCCATGTAAACAAGTGGATAATTATACCTGCCATGGCTGAAGTGTTTGTAAAGTGGCACAGCTGTTCTCACTGAAAGGCCCTCTTCCTGGCTCACACTTCAACATATCATCAAGGGCATGTGCCAGAGCATACACAGCCTTGTAAACATTGTACTCAGGCCTGAGGTTAGAAACGTCCAAGAACTCCGTTTCCACACTCTGTAAGTCTTCTTCTCCGGTGCATAATGTTCCCCCGTTCTCCACCCAACCTGCTGGGGGTGGTGCAAATCTGCACTGAAATGTGAATTCCCAAAACTGGTTCACCtgtaataaatgtaaaacttaAAGGGTAAATAATGATTTGCCTAAATACTAGATGAGATTGTACCTTTTACCATGTTGTTTCCATTGCTGCTGTTGTGATGTACATTGGGATGTATCTTTAACAGGTAATCTCTGAGGCCTGGTATTTCTCCCCGACGTATTGCAATACCCAGTGTGCCACCCAGGTACGGCATGAGGGCAGGGGTATGAAGCACAGCAGCTGTGGACCAGGCTTCACTTGCCAACCACTGCAGGCCTGACAGGTTTTGCCTCACCACCTGTTTGTAAATGACATTTCACTTTTTTTAGATACTTTGTTGTTGAATAAAGGAATCAAGTAATGTATGAATCATTAATTTTCACATGTGAAATGTATGTTTTAGTGACTTTGAGTGACATTGTCATCAATCTACTTCTAAGTCAACAAATGTGTCAGCAACAACCGCTGGGCTACCTCACTAAGAGAAGGGCCTAGAGACAATGACCTTCCACACGTATCCCTTCACCAATTTCATTGAAAGATTCAAAAGTTATTATAAGGAAGTGGAATTAGATTTTGAATGGCATTCAAGTGGATTAACACAAACACGCTACATAGTTCAGCAATTTATAATGTTTCAGTATTCATTTTTAACGTCTATTActgtttaatggtaaatggcctgtatttgtacagcaccatcttagggctctacaaccccccaaggtgcttcacaacacaatcagttcattcacccattcacacccacattcacacactgggggTGAGTTATGGTgtgaccacagctgccctggggtgcacggaCAGGGGcggggctgccgagcacaggcgccaccggtccctccgaccaccaccagcaggtgaagTGGGTTcagtttcttgcccaaggacacaacagcagcattctgtggtCAGAGCCTGgaccaaacctgcaaccttccgattaccgaaCAACccg
Encoded here:
- the LOC107380606 gene encoding extracellular calcium-sensing receptor-like; translation: MHKAGDLVLGGLFEMHFFSLFPDLLFTSEPQQPTCHGFDVLGFRQAQTMAFAIDEINKNAKLLPNVTLGYSLYDNCVELGIGFRAAMALISGEQEQIMLDKNCVGSPPVLGLVGDSSSTRTIAISSVLGLYRVPMVSFFASCSCLSDRKRFPSFFRTIPSDAFQVRAMIQILKYFEWTWAGLLVSDDDYGLHAARSFQSDLSWSGGGCLAYLEVLPWGNDPRELRRIVEVIQKSTARVVIVFAHESHVIDLMEEVVRQNLSGLQWLASEAWSTAAVLHTPALMPYLGGTLGIAIRRGEIPGLRDYLLKIHPNVHHNSSNGNNMVNQFWEFTFQCRFAPPPAGWVENGGTLCTGEEDLQSVETEFLDVSNLRPEYNVYKAVYALAHALDDMLKCEPGRGPFSENSCATLQTLQPWQLVYYLENVKFTTSFGDQVSFDENGDALPIYDVMNWLWHPDGRTEVLNVGDVRTLAFNVEELRLDEEKIFWNFDLKQPTRSMCSENCPPGTRMVRKKGEPECCFDCIPCSEGKISNASNSLECFSCPEGFWSSPQRDQCVLKQTVFLSYEEPLGICLTAASLLGTFICAVVLGIFVYHRRTPIVKANNSELSFQLLLSLKLCFLCSLLFIGRPRLWTCQLRHAAFGISFVLCVSCILVKTMVVLAVFKASKPGGGASLKWFGVSQQRGTVLVLTSVQAAICIVWLVLSSPMPHKNTQYHNDKIVYECAMGSAVGFSVLLGYIGLLAIISFLIAFLVRNLPDHFNEAKLITFSMLIFCAVWVAFVPAYISSPGKHADAVEVFAILASSFSLLVALFAPKCFIILLMPERNTKKAIMDRGNKNTAQH